The Hymenobacter baengnokdamensis genome includes a region encoding these proteins:
- a CDS encoding secondary thiamine-phosphate synthase enzyme YjbQ produces MKYIQKRLRLPAVAEGFHLITDLLLSELPELEAMRVGTAHFFIQHTSASLFITENADPTVRRDFQEYFRRLAPDNAPYFQHTLEGPDDMTAHLKAALLGNSVTVPIADGRLLLGTWQGVCLGEHRRHGGRRWVVATLLGE; encoded by the coding sequence ATGAAATATATTCAAAAAAGACTACGCTTGCCGGCCGTGGCCGAAGGCTTTCACCTCATCACCGACCTGCTGCTGAGTGAGCTGCCCGAGCTGGAAGCTATGCGCGTGGGCACCGCTCATTTCTTTATTCAGCACACCTCGGCCAGTTTGTTCATCACCGAAAACGCCGACCCCACCGTGCGGCGCGATTTTCAGGAGTATTTTCGCCGCCTGGCCCCCGATAACGCGCCTTATTTTCAGCATACCCTCGAAGGCCCCGACGACATGACGGCCCATCTCAAAGCCGCCTTGCTGGGTAATTCGGTCACGGTGCCCATCGCCGACGGCCGGCTGCTGCTGGGCACCTGGCAGGGTGTGTGCCTGGGCGAGCACCGCCGCCACGGTGGCCGCCGCTGGGTGGTTGCCACGCTGCTGGGCGAGTAG
- the gpmI gene encoding 2,3-bisphosphoglycerate-independent phosphoglycerate mutase, protein MNKQVLLVILDGWGIAPNAEVSAVDKAQTPYFHELLQRFPHSTLQASGEAVGLPEGQMGNSEVGHMNIGAGRVVDQELVRIGKAIRERKLGQIPALKEALDYARLNNKPLHLIGLLSDGGVHSHIEHVKALCTIAHEADVHKVFVHAFTDGRDTDPKSGVHFVNDLEQYNERTGAKIASIVGRYYAMDRDQRWERVKIAYDLLVNGVGTPSQNLIQSVQEQYKEGVTDEFLKPIVKIGADGQPLATIQEGDVVLCFNFRTDRGREITEALTQQDFNAYQMHRLNLHYLTMTSYDATFVGVTPIFEKDNLDNTLGEVLAAHHKTQIRMAETEKYPHVTFFFSGGREKEFAGETRILRASPKVATYDLAPEMSAYELRDALVPELQANSADFIVINFANPDMVGHTGVFEAVVRAVETADACAHDVVEAALAAGYATIVIADHGNAEFMRNEDGSPNTAHTTNLVPCILADNSYHGTLASGKLGDIAPTILELMGVPQPADMTGQSLLRP, encoded by the coding sequence ATGAACAAGCAGGTGCTATTAGTTATTCTGGATGGGTGGGGCATCGCCCCGAACGCGGAGGTTTCGGCCGTTGATAAGGCACAGACGCCTTATTTTCACGAGTTGTTGCAGCGCTTTCCGCATAGCACGCTGCAGGCCTCGGGCGAGGCCGTGGGGCTGCCGGAAGGCCAGATGGGCAATTCCGAAGTAGGCCACATGAACATTGGCGCGGGCCGCGTGGTAGACCAGGAGCTGGTGCGCATCGGCAAGGCCATTCGGGAGCGCAAGCTGGGCCAGATACCCGCCCTTAAGGAAGCGCTGGACTATGCCCGCCTCAACAATAAGCCACTGCATCTAATTGGCTTACTGTCGGATGGCGGTGTGCATTCGCACATTGAGCACGTAAAGGCGCTGTGTACTATTGCCCACGAGGCCGATGTGCACAAGGTATTTGTGCACGCCTTTACCGATGGCCGCGACACCGACCCCAAGAGCGGCGTGCACTTTGTAAACGACCTGGAGCAGTACAACGAGCGCACGGGAGCTAAAATCGCGTCTATTGTGGGGCGCTACTACGCCATGGACCGCGACCAGCGCTGGGAGCGGGTCAAAATCGCCTACGACCTGCTGGTAAACGGCGTGGGCACGCCTTCGCAAAACCTGATTCAAAGCGTTCAGGAGCAGTATAAAGAAGGGGTTACGGATGAGTTTCTGAAACCAATCGTGAAAATAGGGGCCGACGGCCAGCCGCTGGCCACCATTCAGGAGGGCGACGTGGTGCTGTGCTTTAACTTCCGCACCGACCGGGGCCGCGAAATCACGGAGGCGCTTACGCAGCAGGATTTCAACGCCTACCAGATGCACCGCCTGAACCTGCATTACCTCACCATGACGAGCTACGATGCAACGTTTGTGGGCGTAACGCCGATTTTTGAGAAAGACAACCTCGATAACACACTGGGCGAAGTGCTGGCGGCGCATCATAAAACGCAGATTCGCATGGCCGAAACGGAAAAGTATCCGCACGTAACCTTCTTTTTCTCGGGCGGCCGCGAAAAGGAGTTCGCCGGCGAAACGCGCATCCTGCGGGCCTCGCCCAAAGTGGCGACCTACGACCTCGCCCCCGAGATGAGCGCCTACGAGCTGCGCGACGCGCTGGTGCCCGAGCTGCAAGCCAACTCGGCCGATTTTATCGTCATCAACTTCGCCAACCCCGATATGGTGGGCCACACCGGCGTGTTTGAGGCCGTGGTACGCGCCGTGGAAACGGCCGATGCCTGCGCGCATGATGTGGTAGAGGCCGCCCTGGCGGCCGGCTACGCCACTATCGTGATTGCCGACCACGGCAATGCCGAGTTTATGCGCAACGAGGATGGCTCGCCCAACACGGCGCACACCACCAACCTGGTACCCTGCATTCTGGCCGATAACAGCTACCACGGCACCCTGGCCAGCGGCAAGCTCGGTGACATTGCCCCAACCATTCTGGAGCTGATGGGGGTGCCCCAGCCTGCTGACATGACCGGCCAGAGCTTATTGCGGCCGTAA
- a CDS encoding DUF4783 domain-containing protein, which yields MKIIFTKVFLVSFLFMAFVLSGKAQAADQLPAVRSAIASGSSRSLAQYLAPSVEVGFDGDKQSYNATQTELVMKNFFTKNPPASFDIVHQGASNEGIPYAIGHYVGRNGNYQVFIKLKPKQSTPTIDTLDFTKE from the coding sequence ATGAAAATAATTTTTACAAAAGTATTTTTAGTTAGCTTCCTGTTTATGGCCTTTGTGCTGAGTGGCAAGGCGCAGGCGGCTGACCAGCTGCCCGCCGTGCGCTCGGCTATTGCCAGTGGCTCGTCGCGTAGCCTGGCGCAATACCTGGCCCCTTCCGTGGAAGTGGGCTTCGATGGCGACAAGCAGAGCTACAACGCCACGCAAACCGAATTGGTTATGAAGAATTTCTTCACCAAAAACCCGCCGGCCAGCTTCGATATTGTGCATCAGGGAGCCAGCAACGAAGGTATTCCCTACGCTATCGGCCACTACGTAGGCCGCAATGGCAACTATCAGGTGTTTATCAAGCTCAAGCCCAAGCAGAGCACGCCCACGATAGACACACTCGACTTCACCAAAGAATAA
- the nadC gene encoding carboxylating nicotinate-nucleotide diphosphorylase, with the protein MSATTAPYLTSEALTTFIRTALAEDVGDGDHSALAAIPAEARNRAKLLVKAEGVLAGVQLAGLIFKQVDAGLTLTVQLEDGARVRHGDIAFTVEGPARSILTAERLVLNCMQRMSGIATYTANLTAQLAGTKARLLDTRKTTPNFRICEKWAVLIGGGVNHRYGLFDMIMLKDNHVDYAGGVAAAIAATHDYLRRTGRQLPIVVETRTLTEVEQALAAGGIDRIMLDNMPPPALREAVALVAGRLPLEASGGITEQTIAEVAATGVDYISVGALTHSASILDLSLKAY; encoded by the coding sequence GTGTCAGCTACTACCGCCCCTTACCTCACGTCCGAAGCACTCACCACGTTTATCCGCACGGCCCTGGCCGAGGATGTGGGCGATGGGGACCACTCGGCCCTGGCCGCCATTCCGGCCGAGGCCCGCAACCGCGCCAAGCTACTGGTGAAAGCCGAAGGCGTACTGGCCGGCGTGCAGCTCGCAGGGTTGATTTTTAAACAGGTAGATGCCGGCCTTACCCTCACCGTGCAGCTCGAAGATGGCGCGCGGGTACGCCACGGCGATATTGCCTTTACCGTGGAGGGCCCGGCCCGCAGTATTCTGACCGCTGAGCGCCTGGTGCTCAACTGTATGCAGCGAATGAGCGGCATTGCTACCTACACGGCAAACCTGACGGCGCAGCTGGCCGGCACCAAAGCGCGCCTGCTCGACACGCGCAAGACGACGCCCAACTTTCGTATCTGCGAGAAATGGGCTGTGCTCATTGGCGGCGGGGTCAACCACCGCTACGGGCTGTTCGACATGATAATGCTCAAGGATAACCACGTCGACTATGCGGGCGGCGTAGCCGCGGCCATTGCGGCCACGCACGACTACCTGCGGCGCACCGGCCGCCAACTGCCCATCGTAGTCGAAACCCGCACCCTGACCGAGGTAGAGCAGGCCTTGGCCGCTGGCGGCATCGACCGCATTATGCTCGATAACATGCCGCCCCCGGCCCTGCGGGAGGCCGTGGCGCTGGTAGCCGGCCGCCTGCCCCTCGAGGCCAGTGGCGGCATCACTGAGCAAACCATTGCCGAAGTAGCGGCTACGGGCGTCGATTATATCTCGGTAGGGGCGCTCACGCACTCGGCCAGCATCCTGGACCTGAGCCTGAAAGCCTATTAA
- a CDS encoding YcxB family protein — MNQPNQRGGGSGYRQQQAPQSLPGTIKTKKYQFDPNTYTRIAMGEVWRKQWWYALIPFALGVLPAAIWHSWWWLLLGVVLAALFVLVRSSLVTGVTQMEQSKPLFERMNYEADQRQLILRQSEQRAMALPWDQIGRVRRDPDAFLLYLKPAAPPAELAPWRRWIASTFDVPVFLHLPLRLFNNDNDRKLFEALLRRKGLLADTPKA, encoded by the coding sequence ATGAATCAACCCAACCAACGCGGCGGTGGCAGCGGCTATCGCCAGCAACAGGCGCCGCAGTCTTTGCCCGGCACCATCAAGACCAAGAAATATCAATTTGACCCCAATACCTACACCCGGATTGCGATGGGCGAGGTGTGGCGCAAGCAGTGGTGGTATGCCCTTATTCCGTTTGCGCTGGGCGTGCTACCGGCGGCCATCTGGCATTCGTGGTGGTGGCTGCTGCTGGGCGTGGTGCTGGCCGCGCTGTTTGTGCTGGTGCGCTCGTCGCTGGTAACCGGCGTAACGCAGATGGAGCAAAGCAAGCCCTTGTTTGAGCGCATGAACTACGAGGCCGACCAGCGCCAGCTGATTCTGCGCCAGAGTGAGCAGCGGGCCATGGCGCTGCCCTGGGACCAGATTGGGCGGGTGCGCCGCGACCCGGATGCCTTTCTGCTCTATTTGAAGCCCGCCGCACCACCTGCCGAGCTGGCACCCTGGCGCCGCTGGATTGCCAGCACGTTTGACGTGCCGGTGTTTCTACATTTGCCGCTGCGTTTGTTCAACAACGACAACGACCGCAAGCTATTTGAGGCGCTGCTGCGCCGCAAAGGTCTGCTGGCTGATACCCCCAAGGCCTGA
- a CDS encoding ZIP family metal transporter, with product MWIAVLLLAATVLVAGAMVSLVPAVRTGQWVKPLLAFSGAYLFTLTITHLLPEALTLLPEAPQRVGYWVLAGFFGQLLLEVLSQGIEHGHVHAPDATERGRVPLLLVLALVVHSLLEGSILVRGAGSGEVGQHFYALVLGIALHHVPAAVALATLLRLRLGSLRRAWPWLLVFALASPAGLVFSNYIVLQQLLGSGIYAALLGFVAGTFLHVSTTILFETSPEHRLNWPKLGATLGGLLLALAVSAT from the coding sequence ATGTGGATTGCAGTACTTTTATTAGCGGCGACCGTATTGGTGGCTGGCGCAATGGTGAGCCTGGTGCCCGCCGTGCGCACCGGGCAGTGGGTTAAGCCGCTGCTGGCATTTAGCGGGGCCTATCTGTTCACGCTCACCATCACGCATTTGCTGCCTGAGGCCCTGACGCTGCTGCCCGAGGCGCCGCAGCGCGTAGGCTACTGGGTGCTGGCGGGTTTTTTTGGCCAGCTGCTGCTGGAAGTGCTTTCACAGGGCATCGAGCACGGCCACGTACATGCGCCGGATGCCACGGAACGGGGCCGCGTGCCGCTGCTGCTGGTGCTGGCACTGGTGGTGCACTCCCTGCTGGAGGGCAGCATTCTGGTGCGTGGGGCTGGCAGCGGCGAAGTAGGGCAGCACTTTTACGCGCTGGTGCTGGGCATTGCGCTGCACCACGTGCCGGCGGCGGTGGCCCTGGCTACGCTGCTACGCCTGCGCCTGGGCTCGCTCCGGCGGGCCTGGCCGTGGCTGCTGGTGTTTGCGCTGGCCTCGCCCGCCGGGCTGGTATTCAGCAATTATATAGTGCTTCAGCAATTGCTGGGCAGTGGTATTTATGCAGCGCTGCTGGGCTTCGTAGCCGGCACGTTTCTGCACGTTTCGACCACAATCCTGTTTGAAACCAGCCCCGAGCACCGCCTCAACTGGCCCAAGCTAGGCGCTACGCTGGGCGGCCTGCTGCTCGCGCTGGCGGTGAGCGCCACGTAA
- a CDS encoding DnaJ C-terminal domain-containing protein: MDYKDYYKVLGVDKTATTEQIKKAYRKLARQYHPDVNPNDATAEQKFKEANEANEVLSDPEKRQKYDQLGAAYQRYQQAGGGRGQGTGGFDWNQYAAGGGAGGFAGSQFGGEGEDFSDFFSSLFGGMGGAGGRSSRPGAGSDYQAELELTLAEAYAGGPRTITVNGRNLRLTIQPGVADGQTIRLRDQGAPGRNGGPNGSLLITFRIAPDAHYARTGDDLTQDVPVPLYRALLGGEQTVETLGGPVKIKLKPETANGSRLRLRGKGFPVYREAGKFGDLYLRLNVQLPTNLTDEERALIQQLAKLRSIE, from the coding sequence ATGGACTATAAAGATTATTACAAAGTATTGGGCGTTGACAAAACCGCAACGACCGAGCAGATTAAAAAAGCCTACCGCAAGCTGGCCCGGCAGTATCATCCCGATGTGAACCCGAACGATGCCACGGCCGAGCAAAAGTTTAAAGAAGCCAATGAAGCCAACGAGGTGCTTTCGGACCCCGAAAAGCGCCAGAAGTATGACCAGTTGGGGGCCGCCTACCAACGTTACCAGCAGGCGGGCGGCGGGCGCGGCCAGGGCACCGGCGGCTTCGACTGGAACCAGTATGCGGCGGGTGGCGGGGCCGGGGGCTTCGCTGGCAGCCAGTTTGGGGGCGAGGGCGAAGATTTTTCTGATTTCTTCAGCTCGCTGTTTGGCGGTATGGGTGGCGCGGGGGGGCGCAGCAGCCGGCCCGGCGCGGGCTCCGACTACCAGGCCGAGCTGGAGCTGACGCTGGCCGAGGCCTACGCGGGCGGGCCGCGGACGATTACCGTTAACGGGCGCAATCTGCGCCTTACCATTCAGCCGGGCGTGGCCGATGGGCAAACCATCCGGCTGCGCGACCAGGGAGCCCCCGGCCGCAATGGCGGCCCCAATGGCTCCCTGCTAATCACCTTTCGGATTGCTCCCGATGCCCACTATGCCCGCACCGGCGACGACCTTACCCAGGATGTGCCCGTGCCGCTTTACCGGGCCCTGCTCGGCGGTGAGCAAACGGTTGAGACGCTTGGTGGACCAGTCAAAATCAAGCTTAAGCCCGAAACGGCCAACGGCAGCCGCCTGCGCCTGCGCGGCAAAGGCTTTCCGGTATACCGCGAGGCCGGCAAGTTTGGCGACCTCTACCTGCGCCTGAACGTGCAGCTGCCCACTAATCTCACCGACGAGGAGCGGGCGCTTATTCAGCAGCTGGCCAAGCTGCGTTCTATAGAATAA
- a CDS encoding DUF6799 domain-containing protein yields MKVVTQVLLLGGALLLARAGQAQTQPAPAASTATPAPAAPAAPDTDPLRRAVAPRRVVAPRHTGAAPTARPKTSGVMAKDGLTMQNGQVILTELGRTAPIEQDKRLVNGTLITTKGQITNVEGVTSQMAEGDYVSLTGRLTSKREMVEADSVRKLVAYDLKHPGKRKELEKAREKVEKEREKAEKEAAKAKAKAGH; encoded by the coding sequence ATGAAAGTAGTTACGCAAGTCCTGCTGCTTGGTGGTGCGCTGTTGCTGGCTCGTGCGGGCCAGGCCCAGACGCAGCCTGCCCCGGCAGCCTCCACTGCTACGCCTGCCCCGGCCGCGCCCGCCGCGCCAGATACCGACCCCTTGCGCCGCGCAGTAGCGCCGCGCCGGGTGGTAGCGCCGCGCCATACGGGCGCTGCGCCCACTGCCCGCCCCAAAACGAGCGGAGTAATGGCCAAGGATGGCCTCACCATGCAGAATGGCCAGGTTATTCTGACGGAACTGGGCCGCACCGCGCCCATTGAGCAGGACAAGCGCTTGGTGAATGGTACCCTGATTACTACTAAAGGTCAGATTACCAATGTGGAAGGCGTAACCTCGCAAATGGCCGAAGGCGACTACGTGTCGCTCACCGGCCGCCTCACCAGCAAGCGCGAGATGGTGGAAGCCGACAGCGTGCGCAAGCTCGTGGCCTACGACCTGAAGCACCCCGGCAAGCGCAAGGAGCTGGAAAAAGCCCGTGAAAAAGTAGAGAAAGAGCGCGAAAAAGCCGAAAAGGAAGCTGCTAAAGCCAAAGCAAAAGCCGGTCACTAA
- a CDS encoding septal ring lytic transglycosylase RlpA family protein: MLSPFRMLSGKLLAFSILLLGISGCGSSKSAFTQTGEGSYYADKFAGRATASGAPYRPGKLTAAHNTLPFGTKIRVTNVRNGHSVKVVVTDRGPHAKGRIVDVSKRAARKLDLIDAGVVPVKLKVLRMGPVARSK; the protein is encoded by the coding sequence ATGCTTTCTCCCTTTCGCATGCTTTCAGGCAAACTTCTCGCCTTTAGCATCTTATTGCTAGGGATTTCCGGCTGCGGCAGCAGCAAATCGGCCTTTACCCAAACCGGTGAGGGCTCGTACTACGCCGATAAGTTCGCGGGCCGGGCTACGGCCAGCGGCGCGCCCTACCGGCCGGGCAAGCTCACCGCCGCTCACAACACCCTGCCCTTCGGCACCAAAATAAGGGTAACGAATGTGCGCAACGGCCATTCGGTGAAAGTGGTCGTCACCGACCGCGGGCCGCATGCCAAAGGCCGTATCGTGGACGTATCGAAGCGCGCGGCCCGCAAGCTCGACCTCATCGACGCCGGCGTGGTACCCGTGAAGCTCAAAGTGCTGCGCATGGGCCCGGTGGCGCGCAGCAAATAA
- a CDS encoding glycoside hydrolase family 25 protein — protein MPDPGSPLLAAPALVPRPAPRRPWRRWVLAGLLLGLLGSSAYYLRHQRQLNRYARRAWATLTMRYLTGHESTPLLAGYSVHGIDVSAYQGHIDWPRVAQQQVRFAFIKATEGATLRDARFARNWREARAAGILSGAYHYFQPNRDGGEQADLFIDTVPLRPGDLPPVLDVEAPRFHDVAELRSEIRQWLEAVEAHYKVKPILYSNYAFYRRYLAGHFDDYPLWLAHYEVERPALPSERWIIWQHSDEAYVPGIRGTVDFNVFQGSYAALEALRIAPPAPPPAKKAARPNSFRKLLNRAAELVRR, from the coding sequence ATGCCCGACCCTGGTTCTCCCCTGCTTGCTGCCCCGGCCCTGGTGCCGCGGCCGGCCCCGCGCCGGCCCTGGCGTCGCTGGGTGCTGGCGGGGCTGCTGCTGGGGCTGCTGGGCAGCAGCGCCTACTATCTGCGCCATCAGCGGCAGCTAAACCGCTACGCCCGCCGGGCCTGGGCCACGCTCACCATGCGCTACCTCACCGGCCACGAAAGCACTCCGCTGCTGGCGGGCTATTCGGTGCACGGGATTGACGTATCGGCCTATCAGGGGCATATCGACTGGCCCAGGGTGGCGCAGCAGCAGGTGCGGTTTGCGTTTATTAAAGCCACCGAGGGGGCCACGCTCCGCGATGCCCGCTTTGCCCGCAACTGGCGCGAGGCACGGGCGGCGGGCATTCTGAGCGGCGCGTATCATTATTTTCAGCCCAACCGCGACGGCGGCGAGCAGGCCGATTTATTTATTGACACGGTTCCGCTGCGGCCCGGCGACCTGCCGCCCGTACTCGATGTGGAGGCGCCCCGCTTTCACGACGTGGCCGAGCTGCGCAGCGAGATACGCCAATGGCTGGAAGCGGTTGAGGCGCATTATAAAGTGAAGCCCATCCTGTACTCCAACTACGCCTTTTACCGGCGCTACCTGGCCGGGCATTTCGACGATTACCCGCTGTGGCTGGCCCACTACGAGGTTGAGCGCCCCGCACTCCCGTCCGAGCGCTGGATTATCTGGCAGCACTCCGATGAGGCCTACGTGCCCGGTATTCGCGGCACCGTCGATTTCAACGTGTTTCAGGGTAGCTACGCGGCGCTGGAGGCGCTGCGCATTGCTCCGCCCGCCCCGCCACCCGCCAAAAAAGCCGCCCGGCCCAACAGCTTTCGCAAGCTGCTGAACCGGGCGGCCGAATTAGTAAGGCGCTAG
- a CDS encoding VF530 family protein, whose amino-acid sequence MPDARDANGHLIRELHGVTLAVILDYLVAHYGFPGLDERLRLNCFAVNPSVKSSLTFLRRTPWARAKVEDLYIRLRTAEVLNRPLP is encoded by the coding sequence ATGCCCGATGCCCGCGATGCTAACGGCCACCTTATCCGCGAGTTGCACGGCGTAACGCTGGCCGTTATCCTCGACTATCTGGTAGCCCACTACGGCTTTCCGGGCCTCGACGAGCGCCTGCGACTAAACTGCTTTGCCGTTAATCCGAGCGTGAAGTCGAGCCTGACTTTCCTGCGCCGTACGCCCTGGGCGCGGGCCAAAGTGGAGGATTTGTACATCCGCCTGCGCACCGCCGAAGTGCTGAACCGGCCGTTACCCTAG
- a CDS encoding Hsp20/alpha crystallin family protein, translating into MKLISREFIRTIAPQLDLLNTIGGGVAQPKLHVNKRPKGVVLHVAMPSVPAESFHVVLKDSQLTVYGEYKHGPEDRLAAPLFVQTLDLPRNLDLASINASHENGELRVAIPFRDATSREIDIQPGS; encoded by the coding sequence ATGAAACTTATCAGCCGCGAATTTATCCGTACTATCGCCCCTCAGCTCGACTTGCTCAATACCATCGGCGGCGGCGTGGCGCAGCCCAAGCTGCACGTAAACAAGCGGCCCAAAGGCGTGGTGCTGCACGTAGCCATGCCCAGCGTGCCGGCCGAGAGCTTTCACGTCGTACTAAAAGACAGTCAGCTTACCGTGTATGGCGAGTATAAGCATGGTCCCGAAGACCGGCTGGCCGCCCCACTCTTCGTGCAAACCCTCGACTTGCCCCGCAATCTCGACCTGGCCAGCATCAATGCCAGCCACGAAAACGGCGAGCTGCGCGTGGCCATCCCGTTCCGGGATGCCACCAGCCGGGAGATTGACATTCAGCCGGGCAGCTAA
- a CDS encoding BamA/TamA family outer membrane protein — translation MARLATLLCWCCWLALGAGPLGAQTPAGAPGVAVPNVPPLASPPLPPAAPPAAPAATRRPGNVRVLKIEAEPAGRALVRHLHPRATVPDSLTALRTVRELVLALQADAYLTASADNIRWGRDTVRVRLYVGEQFRWAYLHNGNLGDGLLTRAGYREKFFRRTPWRPADWVALQERVLTEAENQGYPFATVGLDSVRFSGHDIAGRVVLKRGPVVYFDSLQVIGTSKTKKRFLTQYLQIPPATPYSQQRVDAISALLRQLPYVRLRAEPEVRFARNRARVYLLLDERSSSQFDAIVGLLPNTDGTSGVQFTGDVTIALRNMRGGGKQVALQWRKTDALSQLLDASYLHPNIFGTPLEVGGTFNLYKQTGNYLTIKPRVQVSYPTARAGRLSFYAEQQSSRLLLDSLGYVAINNQNVLPTYVDSGYNSYGIGYSRANLDDLYFPHRGLFFSAQGGVGTKTVRRNASISESLYNGLALRSTQYSFGARAEHYWALSRQAVLLVRLRGEGLFNQQLFLNDLFRLGGLNSLRGFSENQFYTNAYGVGTVELRQFTGPEGYVFVFADQALLQAYSYQATTLGAHTPDTPTGLGAGLSFRTAAGLFQFVYSVGRSGFLNTGFSLASSKIHFGLTSRF, via the coding sequence ATGGCCCGACTCGCTACCCTTCTTTGCTGGTGCTGCTGGCTGGCGCTGGGTGCCGGGCCGCTGGGGGCTCAGACGCCGGCCGGCGCGCCTGGCGTAGCTGTGCCCAATGTGCCCCCGCTGGCCTCGCCCCCACTGCCCCCTGCGGCTCCGCCGGCCGCGCCAGCCGCTACGCGCCGCCCAGGCAATGTGCGCGTGCTCAAAATTGAAGCCGAGCCGGCCGGGCGGGCGCTCGTGCGCCACCTGCACCCGCGGGCCACGGTGCCCGACTCGCTCACCGCCCTGCGCACGGTGCGCGAGCTGGTGCTGGCCCTGCAGGCCGATGCCTATCTCACCGCCTCGGCCGACAACATCCGCTGGGGCCGCGACACGGTGCGCGTGCGCCTCTACGTGGGCGAGCAGTTTCGCTGGGCCTACCTGCACAACGGCAACCTCGGCGATGGTCTGCTGACCCGCGCCGGCTACCGCGAAAAGTTTTTTCGCCGCACGCCCTGGCGGCCAGCCGATTGGGTAGCCTTGCAGGAGCGGGTGCTGACGGAGGCCGAAAACCAGGGCTACCCGTTTGCCACGGTGGGGCTGGATTCGGTGCGTTTCAGCGGGCATGACATTGCCGGGCGGGTGGTGCTCAAGCGCGGGCCGGTGGTGTATTTCGATTCCCTGCAAGTCATTGGCACCAGCAAAACCAAGAAGCGGTTTCTGACGCAGTACCTGCAGATACCACCCGCCACGCCCTACAGCCAGCAGCGGGTAGACGCTATCAGTGCCCTGCTGCGCCAGCTGCCCTACGTGCGCCTGCGCGCCGAGCCCGAAGTGCGCTTTGCCCGCAACCGCGCCCGGGTATATCTGCTGCTCGACGAGCGCTCGTCGAGCCAGTTTGATGCCATTGTGGGCCTGCTGCCCAATACCGACGGTACCAGTGGGGTGCAGTTTACGGGCGACGTAACCATTGCCCTGCGCAATATGCGGGGCGGCGGCAAGCAGGTAGCTTTGCAATGGCGCAAAACCGATGCCCTCTCGCAGCTGCTCGATGCCAGCTACCTGCACCCCAATATTTTTGGTACGCCGCTGGAAGTCGGCGGCACCTTTAATCTCTATAAGCAAACCGGCAACTACCTCACTATTAAGCCGCGCGTGCAGGTGAGCTACCCCACGGCGCGGGCCGGGCGACTCTCCTTCTATGCCGAGCAGCAAAGCTCGCGCCTGCTGCTCGACAGCCTGGGCTATGTTGCTATCAATAACCAGAACGTGCTGCCCACTTACGTCGACTCCGGCTATAACTCTTATGGCATTGGCTACTCGCGGGCCAACCTCGACGACCTGTATTTTCCGCATCGGGGCCTGTTTTTTAGCGCGCAGGGCGGCGTAGGCACCAAAACCGTGCGCCGCAACGCGTCTATTAGCGAAAGCCTATATAATGGCCTGGCCCTGCGCTCGACCCAGTACAGCTTTGGGGCACGGGCCGAGCACTACTGGGCCCTGAGCCGCCAGGCCGTGCTGCTGGTGCGCCTGCGGGGCGAGGGCTTGTTCAATCAGCAGCTTTTTCTCAACGACCTCTTCCGGCTGGGCGGCCTCAACTCGCTCAGGGGCTTTAGCGAAAACCAATTCTATACCAATGCTTATGGCGTGGGCACGGTCGAGCTTCGGCAATTTACCGGCCCCGAGGGCTACGTATTCGTTTTTGCCGACCAGGCGCTGCTGCAAGCCTACAGCTACCAGGCAACGACCCTGGGCGCTCACACCCCCGATACCCCAACCGGCCTCGGCGCGGGCCTGAGCTTTCGTACGGCGGCCGGGCTCTTCCAGTTTGTGTACTCGGTGGGGCGGTCCGGCTTTCTCAACACCGGCTTCTCACTCGCCAGCTCCAAGATTCATTTTGGCCTGACGAGCCGGTTTTAG